The region GGTTTCTGTTTATACGGAAATGATATTGATGATACCACTTCTCCTATCGAAGCGGGATTAGGATGGATTACTAAATTCACTAAAGACTTTACCAATCGCGCGGCTATTGAAAAACACAAAACAGAAGGCGTTACTCGCAAGTTAGTAGGATTTGAAATGATTGACAGAGGTATTCCTCGTCACGATTATCCGATTGCTGATGCGAATGGAACTATTATCGGAAAAGTAACTTCAGGTACTCAATCACCAAGTTTAAACAAAGCGATTGGCATGGGTTATGTTCAAACTGCTTTTGCTGCGGCTGACACAGAAATTTTTATTATCATTCGCGATAAGCCTATTAAAGCTAAAGTGGTAAAAATTCCTTTTTTGAAAAAATAATTGAGCGAAGAAAAAAAATATAAAATCGATGCTTGCTTTTCACCGCATCTTTATCCCATCTATGAGGATAAAGAAAGTATTGTGGTGGTGATTGATGTATTTAGAGCAACTTCGGCGATTTGCGTTGCCTTTCATTATGGAGCAGATAAAATTATTCCCGTTGCGAAAGTAGAAGAAGCTGCCGAATACAAAAAGCAAGGTTTTTTAGCAGGGGCCGAACGCGATGCTATCAAATTAGAGGGATTTGATTTTGGAAATTCTCCTTACGATTACATGGGCGATCATGTAAAAGGAAAAACAATTGCACTCACTACCACCAACGGCACACAAGCTATCGAAGCGGCAAGACAGGCTTATAAAGTGGTAGTAGGTTCCTTCTTAAATATTGATGTGCTTTGTCAATGGCTCGTAAAGCAAAACAGAAGTGTATTATTACTTTGCTCGGGTTGGAAAAATAAATTTAATCTGGAGGATTCATTATACGCAGGTGCCGTTACACAAAAAATGCTGGAGCTTTCCGACGATTTTAAATTAGGTGACGGTTGCTTAGCTCTTAAATATTTGTTTGAACAAGCGCAACACGAACCAATAAAATATTTAGTTCACGCTTCACACAAAGAAAGACTCTCACGCTTAGGATTGAAAAAAGACATTAAGTTTTGTTTGACGCCTAACGCTGCTCCTGTTATTCCTGTTTTAGAAGGAAAGTATTTAGTAAAGCTGCAAGACTAACGCAAAATCAATAAACGATTTGCATCGAGCTTTATAAAAATAAATAACAAGATTGTAAAGCTCCACAACGAAGATCCGCCATAACTGAAAAACGGTAATGGAATTCCAATTACCGGCATTAAGCCAATCGTCATTCCGATATTTATACATAAGTGGAAAAACAATACAGAGGCAACACCGTAACCATAAATTCTACTGAAAGGCGATCGCTGTCGCTCACTTAAAAACACTACACGCAGAATTAAAAACAACTCCAGGATTACCACAATTGAACTTCCAACAAATCCCCACTCCTCTCCTACTGTACAGAAAATAAAATCCGTGTCTTGCTCCGGTACAAAATCGTATTTGGTTTGCGTACCTTCCAAATAACCTTTACCCCAAAATCCTCCGGAGCCAATGGCAATCTTCGCTTGATTAACGTTGTATCCTTCCTTCTTTAAATCCACTTCATTTCTTCCCAATAACACATCTATCCTTACTCGTTGATGTGGTTCCAAATGCTCATAGACATAATTTGTTCCTAATACCACACCTGCTGCACCTAAATAAATCAATACTGCAAACAGAATATTTTTGTTGGTTCGGCGAATAAATATAAAGCCACAAGCCGTGATAACACCCATCCAGATTAAGAGTGTATTTGTTTCAGCTACCACTAGCGACAACACGAATAATATTACTGTTATAAGTCCGAATATTAAAATATTAATCGAAAGTCCCTCTCTGTATAATACAATAATGAATGCGACAAAAACGATGGCTAATCCGGTTTCATCTTGTAATACCTTAATGAT is a window of Bacteroidota bacterium DNA encoding:
- a CDS encoding 2-phosphosulfolactate phosphatase, with amino-acid sequence MSEEKKYKIDACFSPHLYPIYEDKESIVVVIDVFRATSAICVAFHYGADKIIPVAKVEEAAEYKKQGFLAGAERDAIKLEGFDFGNSPYDYMGDHVKGKTIALTTTNGTQAIEAARQAYKVVVGSFLNIDVLCQWLVKQNRSVLLLCSGWKNKFNLEDSLYAGAVTQKMLELSDDFKLGDGCLALKYLFEQAQHEPIKYLVHASHKERLSRLGLKKDIKFCLTPNAAPVIPVLEGKYLVKLQD
- a CDS encoding rod shape-determining protein RodA, which produces MALRRNENSLFYGVDRITIITYALLVLMGWLNIYAAVYNEEHKNILDISQKYGKQLIWIAGAAILAFSILVIDAGFYTVFAYWFYAVILLLCLLVPFLGREVKGSRSWFRFGDFGIQPAEFMKFATSLALAKFLSNENLIVLSRYRLRFKDLFKNYKNTFIAVTFLIVPMLIIKVLQDETGLAIVFVAFIIVLYREGLSINILIFGLITVILFVLSLVVAETNTLLIWMGVITACGFIFIRRTNKNILFAVLIYLGAAGVVLGTNYVYEHLEPHQRVRIDVLLGRNEVDLKKEGYNVNQAKIAIGSGGFWGKGYLEGTQTKYDFVPEQDTDFIFCTVGEEWGFVGSSIVVILELFLILRVVFLSERQRSPFSRIYGYGVASVLFFHLCINIGMTIGLMPVIGIPLPFFSYGGSSLWSFTILLFIFIKLDANRLLILR